The following proteins are encoded in a genomic region of uncultured Vibrio sp.:
- the hrpB gene encoding ATP-dependent helicase HrpB, with amino-acid sequence MSQLPIESVMPQLLAAVENQHQVILKAAPGAGKSTYFPLQLLKHQLVTGKIIMLEPRRLAARNIARYLSEQLGERVGQRVGYRVRGETKVSAATQLEIVTEGIMTRMIQNDPELDGVDLLIFDEFHERSIHADTALAFSLEVQEALRDDLKLVVMSATLDQDALQALLPEASFIQSKGRSFAVETRYAPLAVNDHLPVVMAKTIESLINKESGSLLAFLPGVAAIKQVEERLSHLPTEVEVCPLYGQLSFAEQQKAISPAAKGKRKVVLATNIAETSLTIEGIRLVVDSGLERIARFDLKNGLTRLEQVRIAQSSAIQRMGRAGRIEEGICVRLYSESQFKQQPTVPQPEILHSDLASLVMELAFWGASDIQDLKWLNIPSQAAMNQAKQLLVSLELISEQGQLTADGRQAHELGVDPRAASMLIKSAQYSEKMLNTALAAVALIEEPERNVTNIAHSLHRWVTGTHPKKSLLFKRAQSLAHKLDSEFSLADVDESALPLVLSLAFPDRIAQQRSNQYGRFTLSNGHGAECRPDDTLGACEYLVAIDLMRSHSNSSQIHLACELDVNILQTTFKSLFSSEELVDWDEKKGRLIAERQQKLGLLVIERESLPSPGKEKMTQALLTYVRRQGLSSLNWTPAAESLLERIRCAIDWLPEQSWPSFDNESLLKSLEEWLEPYMACVSSVKELNKVNLTEALNARLGWPLNQNLDEWLPGYYQLPTGTKKRIRYQYGHEPVLSVRMQEVFGESASPTVALGLKPLVLELLSPAQRPLQVTSDLAAFWKGSYKDVQKEMKGRYPKHRWPDDPANHVATTKTKRQLNND; translated from the coding sequence TTGTCACAACTGCCGATTGAATCCGTGATGCCTCAGCTACTTGCGGCGGTCGAAAATCAACATCAGGTCATCCTAAAAGCCGCTCCGGGCGCGGGTAAGTCGACTTACTTTCCTCTCCAACTACTTAAGCACCAATTGGTCACTGGCAAAATTATTATGCTGGAGCCAAGACGATTGGCTGCCCGAAATATCGCTCGGTATTTGTCTGAACAACTAGGGGAGCGAGTTGGACAGAGAGTTGGTTATCGTGTTCGCGGCGAGACAAAGGTAAGCGCTGCAACGCAACTGGAGATTGTGACAGAAGGGATCATGACGCGCATGATCCAAAACGACCCTGAACTGGATGGCGTCGATCTACTAATCTTTGATGAATTTCATGAACGTAGTATTCATGCCGATACCGCATTAGCATTCAGTTTAGAAGTTCAGGAAGCGCTGCGTGATGATCTCAAGCTGGTGGTGATGTCGGCAACGCTCGATCAAGATGCTTTGCAAGCGTTGCTACCCGAAGCGAGTTTTATTCAATCAAAAGGGCGCAGTTTTGCTGTTGAAACGCGCTATGCACCGCTAGCCGTTAATGATCATCTTCCTGTTGTCATGGCCAAAACGATTGAGAGCTTGATCAATAAAGAATCCGGCTCTTTACTGGCTTTTCTTCCCGGTGTGGCGGCGATTAAGCAGGTTGAAGAACGCTTATCGCATTTGCCAACGGAGGTCGAAGTGTGCCCACTATACGGCCAGCTTAGTTTTGCTGAGCAGCAAAAAGCGATCTCTCCGGCGGCAAAGGGTAAACGTAAAGTCGTACTGGCAACCAACATCGCCGAAACCTCCCTGACGATTGAAGGCATTCGCCTTGTTGTGGATTCTGGTTTAGAGCGTATTGCGCGTTTTGATCTAAAAAATGGCCTCACCCGTCTTGAGCAGGTACGTATTGCCCAGTCTTCTGCAATTCAGCGTATGGGGCGAGCAGGCCGAATAGAAGAGGGGATTTGTGTCCGTCTCTATTCTGAAAGTCAGTTCAAACAGCAACCAACGGTGCCACAACCGGAAATTCTGCATTCTGATCTGGCGAGTTTGGTTATGGAGTTAGCGTTCTGGGGCGCGAGCGATATTCAGGACCTCAAATGGCTCAATATTCCTTCTCAAGCTGCTATGAATCAGGCCAAACAACTGCTGGTGTCTCTTGAATTGATAAGCGAACAAGGTCAATTGACGGCTGATGGTCGGCAGGCGCATGAGCTCGGTGTTGATCCTCGCGCTGCGTCTATGTTGATTAAATCTGCGCAGTACAGCGAAAAAATGCTCAATACGGCGCTGGCAGCGGTCGCCCTTATTGAAGAGCCTGAAAGAAATGTCACCAATATTGCCCATAGCTTGCATCGCTGGGTAACAGGGACACATCCGAAAAAATCGCTGTTGTTCAAACGCGCTCAATCTTTGGCACACAAACTGGATAGCGAATTTTCCCTTGCTGATGTTGATGAGAGTGCGTTGCCGCTGGTGTTGAGTCTGGCGTTTCCGGATCGCATTGCACAGCAACGCAGTAATCAATACGGTCGATTCACACTATCGAACGGTCACGGTGCGGAATGTCGCCCCGATGATACCTTAGGCGCTTGTGAGTATTTAGTGGCGATTGACTTGATGCGTTCACATTCTAATTCGAGTCAAATTCATTTGGCATGTGAATTGGACGTCAACATACTGCAAACCACGTTCAAGTCACTATTTTCATCTGAAGAACTGGTCGATTGGGATGAAAAAAAAGGGCGTTTAATCGCTGAGCGACAACAAAAACTCGGCCTGCTGGTAATAGAGCGTGAGTCGTTACCAAGTCCCGGCAAAGAAAAAATGACACAAGCTTTACTCACTTATGTCCGCCGTCAGGGGTTGAGCAGTCTAAACTGGACGCCAGCGGCAGAAAGCTTACTCGAACGTATTCGCTGCGCCATTGATTGGTTACCAGAGCAATCTTGGCCAAGTTTTGATAATGAGAGTTTACTCAAATCATTGGAAGAATGGCTAGAACCGTATATGGCTTGCGTATCGTCGGTAAAAGAGCTGAATAAGGTCAATTTGACGGAAGCCTTGAATGCCCGTCTAGGCTGGCCGTTAAATCAGAATCTTGATGAGTGGCTACCAGGGTACTATCAGCTACCTACGGGAACAAAAAAACGCATTCGATATCAATACGGTCATGAGCCTGTGTTATCAGTAAGAATGCAGGAAGTATTTGGAGAGAGTGCGTCGCCAACCGTTGCTTTAGGGCTCAAACCTTTGGTGCTTGAGTTACTTTCTCCGGCGCAGCGTCCACTGCAAGTGACTAGCGACCTCGCTGCGTTTTGGAAAGGCAGTTATAAAGACGTGCAAAAAGAGATGAAAGGGCGCTACCCAAAACACAGGTGGCCTGATGACCCCGCAAACCATGTAGCGACAACGAAAACAAAAAGACAATTAAACAATGACTAA